The genomic interval AACGGTCGAGGAAAAAGCTGTTTCATCCGTTGCAGCTGAAAAAGAGGAGAATGAGATTTCCTCCCCGGAACCCCAGGAATCGCCACCTGTAGCTGAAGAGAAAAATACCGCAGAAGAGCCTGTCCCTCCTCAACCCGCCATAATCTCTGAACCTGAAATTGCAGACGATACCGAAGATGAGTCTGAAGATGACGTCGATATGCCAGATGATCAGGAGATACCGGAAGAAGAGGAGCTGCCGGAGGAATCTTTGCTGCTTATCAAAGAGGAGTTGAGCAGGCTGCTCGCTCTCATGGGATATCCTTCGCAGGTTGAGGTAAGTAGTGCCGGAACCTCCGTTTTATGTCACGTCGGTGAGGAGTACGAAGACATACTTACCGGGCAGGATGGAAAGACTCTCGATTCGATCCAGTATCTGCTACGCAAAATTATCGCCAGAAAGGTACCCAACAGACTGCGTCTGACCGTTGATATCGGCAACTACCGGGAAAAGCGTCTCTCTGAGCTGAAGGAACGCGCCCTCGAACTTGCCGAGATGGTCAAGGTCGATGGTAAAACGCAGGTGATAGCAGCGCTGAGTCCGTCTGAACGACGCGTCATCCACATGAGCCTGCAGGAAGATAAAGAAATTCGCAGCAGGAGCGTAGGTGATGGTTTATTCAAAAAAATACTTATTTATAAACCGGGCAAGGGCGGTAAGAGCAGCGGCCGCAAGCGCAATAATTCGCGAGGCCGGAGAGGTCAGAGCAGCCGCAAAAAATCGAGTAGTTCCGAAGATTAAAAATAATCTTCTCCGATTACTCAGTTAGCGACTTACTCCGGAAAAGCTGACGTTTTTAAATCCGCGAATCGGCCTCTATAGCGACTCCATCATGACTGAGTATACAACCGATACGACTATTGCCGCCATTTCGACACCGCCGGGTTCCGGTGGTATCGGGATTATCCGTATTAGTGGGTCCTCGGCCCTGCCAGTGCTGCAGTCACTTTTTCAGCCCGGTAATCCTTCCTGCGATTTCCGCAGTCATCATCTTTTCCACGGAAATATTGTCGACCCTGATCAGCAGCGTATACTCGATGAAGTCCTCGTCGTCTACATGGCATCTCCAAAGACATATACCCGCGAGGATGTCGTTGAGATCCATTGTCACGGCAGCTTCCTTGTTCTCCAGTCCATACTTGAATTGATACTGCAGCGTGGCGTGGAACTGGCCGATCCGGGCGAGTTTACCAAACGCGCATTTCTCAACGGCCGGATTGATCTGACCAAAGCCGAAGCCGTGATCGATATTCTTGCTGCAAAAACCCGTAAAGGCATTGATATAGCCCAGGAGCAGCTGGCTGGCGCCCTTTATCAGCGCGTCGAAAAGATACGTGAGGCCTTAAAAGGCATGCGCGCTCTGATTGAGGTTTCCATCGATTTTCCCGATGAGGATGTAGAAATTGTCGATCGTGAGAGTATGGTGCGCAGGTTGAAAGCGGAGGTCATTGCGCCTATCGATCACCTGTTGCTCTGTGCCGATCAGGGAAGAATTTATCGAGAGGGCATTTCCGTGGTTATAGTCGGTCGGCCCAATGTCGGCAAGTCCAGCCTGCTCAATGCCCTGCTGCAGGAGGAGCGTGCCCTGGTGACCGCTATTCCCGGCACCACCAGGGACAGTATCGAAGAGCATATCGATGTCATGGGAATGCCCGTCCGAATCACCGATACCGCAGGTATCCGTGAGGGGGGCGACGAGGTGGAAGCCCTCGGCATCCAACGGGCGCGGAGGCTTCTCAACGAGGCCGATATCGTCTTCTTCATGATCGACGGCGCCGACGGAATTCTCGCCGAAGATACGGTGCTCTTTGCCAGCGTCTCTCATAAACAGAATATCCTGGTTATTAATAAAACCGACTTGTTGCAAGACACTGACCGGGCGACTTTTATTCCCTTTCAAAAGGATCTGCCGCGGGTATTTATATCTGCTAAAGAGCAGCATGGCATGGATGCTCTGAGGCGACTGCTCTTTGAGACCGTCACCGGAGCGAAAGATCAATGGCAGGAGGACGCCTGCGCCCCCAATCTTCGTCATAAGCAGAACCTGACCAAGGCCAAAGCCGCCGCCGATGGAATAGTTGACGGTTTGGAGATGGGAATAACCAATGATCTTCTCGCCGTCGACCTGCAGGAGTGTCTCGATCAACTCGGTGATATTGTCGGTGAAACCACTACCGAAGATATTCTTGATGTCATTTTTGAGCAGTTCTGTCTCGGGAAATAATCTCGTATTTTCACACATATTGTGTTCCCCAAACGCTTGTGGACAAGTGGGGTGATAGATTTTCTGCCTGGCCGGGGAACGGAGAAACGGCTATAGTAATTGTATACTGATATATCAACCATTTCTAAGCTGTTACACTCATCAATTATACGGTACAAAAAATGTCGACTATCGAATATTCGGAAAGCTTGATTGTCCACTTCCGCAGGGCCGAGATACTGCGGCAAGAAGCCCTGACGCTGCAGAATATCGATCTTTACGGGCGTCAGCTGGCCGATATAGAACTGCTGCTCAATCGGGGGATGTATCCTCTTGACGGCTATATGAACAGGGAAAATTACGAAGCAGTTCTTGATACCATGCGCCTGGTGGACGGCACCGTTTTCCCGATGCCGATCAGCCTCGATGTCACTGAAAAAACTGCCCACACACTGGAGATTGGCCAGCGGGTGGCTTTGAATGACCAGGAAGGCGTGTTGCTGGCCGTCTTAACGATCAGTGACATCTGGCCGATGGACAAAGACCGTGAGGCGGAGGCAGTCTATGGTACCAGGGATGCTTCACTCCATCCGGAGGTCCAGTCTCTTCTTGAAAGAGAGACCGACTGGTATGTCGGCGGTACCATGGAGGGGGTAAGTCTGCCTGTACATTATGATTTTCAGGATCTGCGTTTCACCCCGTCGGAGACGGTTCGCCGCTTTACCATGAATGGTTGGCGCAAGGTTCTCGGTTTCCATACCGATGATTATCTTCATTGTGCTCACCGGGAGATGGTATTGACTGCTGCCCGCCGGGCCGGTGCCGCTATCCTCCTGCACCCGGTGGCCGATCTATCTCACCCAGGCGATCTCGACTACTACACACAGGTGCGCTGTTATCAGCATTTCGTCGACAAATTTCCGCCAAACATGATTCTGCTGGGGCTGATGCCCCTGGCCGGCAGAAAATCCGGTCCCAGGGCGGCACTGTCGCAGGCGGTGATCAGGAAAAATTTCGGATGCAGCCACTTTATGGTCGCTGAAGATCATGCCGATCCCTTCATCAACGGCAACGACAGATTTTATCCCAGAGGGGCTGCCCAGGAACTGGTGGCGGAAATGGCCCCAAAGACAGGTATAGAGATGGTACCGCAGATTGATCTCGGCTATCTTCCCGAAAAAAAGATTTATGTGGAGATCTCCGCGGATCAAAAGGAGCAGGTCGAAACGATTTCCTCAAAAGAACTGCAGCGGCGCTTAACATCGGGGATATATATTCCTGAGTGGTTCTCGTATCCGGAGGTCGTGCAAGAACTGCAGCGCACCTTTCCGCCCAGATCGAAGCAGGGATTCACGGTATTTATGACCGGACTGTCGGGCTCGGGAAAATCGACCATTGCCAGGGTGCTTCTTGTCAAATTTCTGGAAATGCGGGATCGGCCTGTTACCCTCCTTGACGGTGATATTGTCAGGAAAAATCTCTCGTCAGAGCTTACCTTTACCAAGGAGCATCGTAATCTGAATATTACCCGCATCGGATTCGTTGCCAGCGAAATCACGAAAAACGGAGGCATCGCCCTTTGTGCTCCTATTGCGCCCTATGAAGGATCCCGCCAGGCGAACAGGGACTTGATCTCGCGCCGTGGCGGTTATATCGAGGTCTATGTTTCCACACCTCTGGAAGTATGTGAGGCCCGTGACCGCAAAGGACTTTACGCCAGGGCACGCGCCGGTATCGTCAAGGGTGTGACCGGAATAACGGATCCCTACGATCCGCCCAAAAACCCGGATATTGAAATCGACACCTCTGAGATAACGCCTATGGAGGCGGTTCAGGAGATTCTTTTGTACCTGCAGCAGCAGGGCTATATCGTCTGATATTGCTGAGCTTGATGAACCTGCGACGCGGAAGATCGGGCTTTTTAAAAGTCGGAGTTTTGGTCCGCAAGAGTGTTTATCGTGACACCATCGTGCTTGATTATCATGAAAAACAATCCCAGCCTTGAAATGGCCCTGAAAGTAATACGGGACCATCTCCCCGTTCTCCGTTCAGAAAACATATTGCTCAATCAGGCGCTGGGCCGTGTTTGTTCGGCATCTCTTTACGCTTCCGAATCTTATCCCTCCTTCAGCCAATCCAATCGAGACGGCTATGCCGTTGGCAAAACTCCTTTTGGGAAAACAAAGGACGGCCTGGAGTATCGTCTCGATGCTGAAATAGCAGCAGGCGATATACAAATAAGAAGGAACAGGCCGGGGTTCGCCCACCGGATAATGACGGGTGCCCCGGTTCCTCGTGGTGTCTGGAAGGTTATCCCTCAAGAGATGTGCAGGGAAAGAAAAGGGGGTGTTTTTATAGCTGAACAGACATTACTGGCGGCTGCCTCTCACATACAGAAGAGAGGTTCTTCACTGCGCCGGGGAGCCCTTTTGCTTCGTGACGGTGCGTGTCTTGGTCCAGCCCATCTGGCTCGACTGGCTGATTCAGGGTATGTCCAACTGCAGGTCTATCAGCGGCCCAAAGTAGCTTTTTTTTGCACCGGCAGCGAGCTTGTCGACAACCCGGCCAGGCAGAGCAGAGGGCAGAAGATATCATCGAACAGGTATCTGCTGGCCGCTCTTATCCACGGATTTGGCGGCCGAGGTGATGACTGTGGGGCAGTGCGGGATCAACGCGAGGCGCTGGAGAAACACCTTACCAGAGTTGAAGATGGCAACAGTGATATCATCATCAGTACGGGGGGAATGGGACCAGGCCGATACGATCTGATGGAGGAGACCTTTACCCGGTGCGGCGGCAAAATAATTTTCAGCTCACTGAAACTGCGGCCTGGGAAGTCCGTGCTTTTCGGCATTATCGGCAACAGCCTGTATTTCGGGCTGCCGGGCCCTCCTCAGGCCGTTCAGGCCTTATTCCATGTCCTCATACGTCCTGCTCTGTTAGCGATGCAGGGTCTGGTGCAATGGAAGACTGCGGCACGTGCCTATCTCAAGGAAGAGATGATGGTACGCAAGCCCGGGGTATTAAAGCTTCAGGAAGCCGTGCTGTCCGAAGAGAGAGGAGTCGTCATGGTCAGGCCTGCCGGCGGAAAGGAGACGGGCAACTGCTACCTCTTCTGCCCGGCTGCCAGAAAGCGCCTCAAAAAAGATGAGCTGGCGACCGTCCTGCCCTTGACTCCGCCGTCTTTTCTCTCCAGCTGAGCTGCAATGATGTTATCGTATCATCTGGCACCTGGGGCAGAAGACACTGGCTCTGCCGCTTATCACCTGTCTGACCAATGTTGTCGAGCAGGCCACGCAGGATTTTCCGTCGCGGCCATATACCCTGAAGTTCGCTTGAAAATAACCGCTGCCGCCGCCGGCATTGAGAAAATCGCTGATGGTCGATCCGCCGCATTCGATGGCCCAATTGAGAATTTCGCGTACCTTATTAAGGAGCAGCTGCCACTGTTTTTTACTCAGCTTTCCGGCAGGGGTTGCGGGGTGAATTCCGGCTGCAAATAAGCTTTCATTGGCGTAGATATTTCCAATCCCGGCGATGATCCTGCCATTCATGAGGAATGTCTTGACGGCCTGGGAACTGCCGCAGGCTTTATGATGCAGATACGCAGCCGTACAGGTATCACTGAAAGGTTCAGGGCCGGTTGACTGAAAAAAGCTTATCTCCGCTTCACCTCTTTCTTCCTGTGTGATCAGATGAACCGCTCCGAATCTTCTGACATCGTGATATCTCAGCTCAATATTGTCGCTGAGAATGAAGAAAAGATGATCATGTTTAGCATCCGGAGTCCCCTTGCTGAAGAGACCGAGCTGTCCGGTCATGCCTAGATGAATGATGAGGAGATCGCCGCGGTCTGTCGGTAAAAGGAGGTATTTGGCACGGCGGCCGACATCGGTGATAACGGCATTTGTCATTCTCTCCCGAAGGAGGCCTTCGGGCACAATGGTGCGTAGATTCTTGCCGCTCCAGCGAAAGCCGAGAACCTTTCTGTTCTTCAGATGGGGAAGAAGACCACGTCGGACGACTTCAACCTCGGGAAGTTCTGGCATTGTTTTTGCCCTCAAGGAAACAGACCGCTATTCCATACTCCTTGAAATGAGTACAGATGGCTGCTATTTCTCTGTTCTGGTAAGAAAATAGGAAGATGGAATACCCCTCTCCATGATGTTGGATTTTGCAGAGCTTGAGCTGAAGGAAACCTGGAAGATCGTCATAGCTCAAGGTTTTGCGCACGGCTTCCTTGGCAGTCCACAACAGGTTGAGACTGCTGACCTGGCTTGATGAGCTGAATTTCTCGCGGAGAAGTCTTTCTTCGCTGCAGCTGCAATAGCGATCCTGTACACGTACAAGGGCCTCCCGGCACTGTTGGATATCAATGCCGCATAGTGAATCAGCGGCTAGAGCGGCGGCAAATTTGCTGCTATGGGTGATAGATACATCCAGAAATTCCGGATGAGTTTTCCCTTCCGCCAAAATGCAATAAGGTCTGCCGTCTGCACGATTTGCAATACCTATCTCTTTTGGGGACAACAGTCTCCCGGAGGACCCGCCGATGGCAGCGGTGCTGAGTTTGGCGCAAACTCTTCCCGCCAGCCATTCGTTCCTGCGCCTGGTCAGTTTGAAGGATTCGCACTGTGAGAGCTCATTTTCATTAAGCCATTTTCTCAGCAATTTTCGTTCCGACAATTGCTGTACAGCTGCAATCTCGATCATCGTTGCAGCAAAAAACAGGCGTGGCAAGATGGTGGAGACGGTGTCAACGAACTTCTGCGGTAGGATATTTTCGGGGGAAGATATACTTTCAACCATCATTTCATATAAATATTCATTGCAATTTCAACTATTCCTGCTACTTTTCCAGAGAGAGGAAATTGTGGGATCATATTCTTATATATTTTAATGCATTCAACATAAATAACACGCTGCTATACCGGCTGAGTTGGATAAGAAGCTTTAGGCAGAGTATTTTGGCACCCCTCAACGGGATACTGAACTGAGTGACAGTTTTTCAAGAGTAAAGCACTATAGTGGAGAAATTATGGAGACCGGTGTCAATCTGACAGGATATGATTTTGTTGTTGTTGGCCTATTGCTTCTCTTTATCGCCCGCGGTCTCTGGCTGGGATTTCTCAGGCAGGTAACGGGTCTGGTAGCGCTCTTTGTCAGTTATTATATCGCCAGCCAGTATCATGACAGATTGTTTCCATTTTTAAAAGATTTATCGGATAATCCGACAGTCATATTCATGGCAAGCATCGTCATCCTGTTCCTGGTGACTTATATTATTACGCTGTTGCTGGGAAAAGGACTCTCGCGCGTCATTGAAATTGTTATCAGCAAATGGTTTGACAAGCTCCTTGGCGCGGTTTTTGGAGGGGTGATGGGTGCTCTCGTCGTTGTTATGCTTCATATGGTACTGAGTTCGATAATGGCCCCCGAAAACACCATGCTGCGGGAATGTCAGACATGTCCCGCCCTGAACTCGTCGGCCGAATATGCCAGAACATTCATAGATGATGAAGAAGTACGCAAATCCCTGACCCAGCAGTCTCCTGCAATTTCTGTGGAAGATGTCATGAAGTTTTTCGACGACAAGCAGCAGGAGAGTGGAGCTGTGGAAAAATCAACGGTTGTAGAGTAGGGCAAGCCGTTGAGGTGAAATACCCAGGTAAAAACCGGCAATGACAAGCTGGTTGATCAAAGTGGTACGAGCGATTCCCAGCCGCCGCCATCTTCTGGCGGAGGTGACGGCATACTCGTTTAAGATGACGATTTTGCCGAGTTTCCGTGCATTTTTGATAAAGACATAATCCTCCATAATTGGAAGCTCGGGGAACATATTCAGCCTGAAAAAGTTCTCTCTTGAGACGAAGATAGCCTGATCGCCATAAGGAAGCCGGAAAAGCAGTGACCGGGCATTGGCGCAGGCTGCGATAAAACGCAGGCCTGGAGTTGCATTTTCAACTGCCAGCCGGAAGGCGCCGGCGCTGCAGGTGGGATCGCTGACCGCCTGGCGGACGGCGACCTCGAAATTTTGCGGCAGACGGGTATCGGCATGGAGAAACAGCAGGATGTTGCCGCCCGCCTCTGCAGCACCCCGGTTGAGCTGTGACGCTCTTCCTGGCTCCGTTTTCAGGACCTTGAAGTTATAGAAATCAGCCAGTTCAACAGTTCTGTCGCTGCTGCCTCCGTCAACGACAATCACCTCACAGTCAACATCTGCCAGATTCGCCGCCAGCGGGGGCATGTTGGCCTCCTCGTTACGCGTCGGGATTATAATCGAAATATTGGAGATCTTCCGGGGTGTCGATATCATGAAGCTTCTTCAAAAGTTGATGGTTGAGTTGCAGTGTGTTTATTCTCTTGAGGGTCTGGACCAGGACAGCAGAGGTGCCCCAGGCAATATCGGAAAAGAGAAAATGAAGACTCTCCAGGGAAAGACTCTTCCTGACTCCGATAAGATAATAGCCGCCGTCGAAGGCAGGGCCGATAACCACATCATTGGTCTGCAGTGCGGCAAAACCCTCCTGAAAAATACCACTATCTATTGACGGGCAATCCGCACCAACCAGGAGAACTGCCCGGTAGTCGGAGAGTTGCGCCGCGATGGCCTGGAACATACGCTCTCCCAACTCACCGGGGTGCTGTTTTTTATAGAAAAATCTCTTCCCCAGCCATTTACTCATTTCCCCGGTGGAGCCTCCATCGTGATATACTATGGTTTTACAGGGATATATTCTTGAAAAGTCGTCTATCTTCTGTAGAACCGATTGGGTCATTATCTTCTGTACAAGTGCTGCTTTCTCGGGACCAAGGGCCGGGATTAGCCGGGTTTTACAGCACCCTGGCCGTGGAAATTTGGTAAACAGCAGGATAATTTCGTGTACAGAGGTCATAGAATAGCGTATTTTAAAATCAGGAGGCATTGATCCGATCAAGCTGGAGCAGTGATGCAGGAGAGATAAAAAGTTCCTTCTTTTCCGAATTACTATAAGCGACACTTCACTGCAAGGGTATAATACTGGTGTGGCAACTTCAAGACCCTTTTTCAATTGGATGCCGACAGTAAAAAATGAGCTTTTCCCCAAGGCTAAAAAATGCCGGTGGCGATGAAAAGTAAACAGAGAAGAAAAAAACCCGAATCATATACAATCCGAAGCTATCGCGGGCAGGCGCAGGCTGCAGGCTTGATCCAAGTGCATGTGCTGATAAAGGAAACAGATCTGCACATCCAGGCGGACAGGGATGTGCAAAGGAGAGCAGAGGAAATTGTTCTGCAGTGCAGGCTGCAGCTCGAGGATCATATTATCAGGTATCCGGCTTTCTACTCATCCCTCTCTCCCCTCTCCAAAGATTTCGCAGCACCACCCCTCATCCGCGATATGTACGACGCCGCCAGAAAGGCAAATGTAGGGCCAATGGCAGCCGTAGCCGGAGGAATTGCCGAATATGTCGGCAGGACACTGCTACAGGAAGGGGTTCAGGAAATCATCATAGAAAACGGTGGTGATATTTTCATCAGCCGCAAACAATCCGCCGTCATAGCCATTTTTGCAGGTGAATCACCGTTGAGCAACAGAGTCGGCATTGAGCTTTCCGTGCCGATGCCGTGGGGAGTCTGCACTTCTTCAGGGACGGTGGGGCACAGTCTCAGCATGGGTGAGGCTGATTCGGTGACGGTGGTTGCCAGATCAACTCTGCTGGCCGATACCGCGGCAACCAGGCTCGGCAATGAGGTTGGTCGTGGAGCCGCGGGAAAGGAACGTGTTAAACAGGCTCTGGCGGCAGCTAAGACAATAGAGGGTATAACCGGGGTGGTGGTCATCTGCGGGGAAGTTCTAGGTGCCGTCGGTGATATCAGGCTTGTCAGGGTAAAAGAAGGGAGTAAGTGATGACGGATTCTTCTGGAGGAGAATCGCAGGAAAGAAGAGAGGTCGAAAGAAAATATCTGGTTTATTATCTGCGCGTATTCGATGGCATGAGCTCCAAGGTATTGGGACATATCATCAATCTTTCTTCCAGGGGAGCAATGCTGCTCAGTGACGACGCCATAGCAGTGAATAAAGACTTCCGTTTGCGAATCCAACTTCCAGCTGAAGCGAGCGAACGGCGTGATTTGATGCTTGATGCCACCAGCCTGTGGTGTAAAAAGGATACAAACCCGAATTTCTTCTTAGCAGGTTTCCAGATCCACGATCTAAAACTTTCGGAGAAGAATGATATTCACCACCTTCTCGACAAACTCAGTTATCTGGAAGACTGAGGCATCTTTACTGCAGCTCTTTGAAAAGGGCATCCCCATAACGCTCGACAAATTTATCGACATCATTGCGCCAGTCCGTAAAGACAGACAGCGAGAGATCGTTAAGTACGGTATTGGCAAGGATGGAGTTGGCGGGGCGATGTGCCGGAGTCGGATATTCGCTGGTGGTACAGGGAGTGAGGCGATGCTTCACGCCCATCTTTTCCAGAAAGTAACAGGCGGCTTCGTACCAGCTGGAGTGGCCGTCAGCCGTTGTATGGATAATCCCCTGGACGGAGGAATCCAGTAAACCCTCAATCTGTTCGGCCAGAGTGTATGACCAGGTAAGAGAACCATATTGATCATTGACAACCTTGCGGATAGCTGTTGGGTCGGCAAGGGTAATTCGCAGCATGGTCTTGAGAAAGTTCGGTCCATGTGCGGAGTAGAGCCAGGCGGTGCGCAGAATTGCATAGTCATGGCAATGAGCCTGCACCGCTTTTTCCCCGTCGAGCTTGGTCCTCCCGTATTGCGAAAGCGGGTTTACCCGATCATCTTCGCGATAGGCCAGGGGGACCGTTTTCCTGCCGTCAAAGACATAGTCCGTCGAGATATGAATGAGCCTGCTTTTTGCCTGCCGGCAGGCGCGGGCCAGAAAGGCGGGTCCGTCGCTGTTTATCCTGCGGCATAGCTCTTCTTCCTTTTCGCAATTGTCAACCGCAGTGTAGGCAGCACAGTTTATAACCACATCGGGTTGTTGTGCGGTTATAAAGGAGATGGTGTTTGCCTCGTTGCAAAGATCAAGTTCGGCCAGAGTGGGAGTAATGAGTTGGTGTTCCCTGCCCAGGATGCTCCGGCAATCCGTACCTAATTGTCCGTCAAAGCCGACGATGACGATTTTCATAAGGTGTCCGTTATTAGTACCTTACAGATTGTTTTTCTTGTTCTTTTGCAGGAAAATAATCTGTCTAAAGGTTCTTATACCCCTCAAGGGGGTACTGTAAAGAGTCCAGCTCAGCTGGGTTAGTTGTGGTTGTTGCGGTAAGGGCTGGAACCCTTTTTTTCAGCGATGATGTCGACGATATATTTGCCGTACTGGTTCTTCAGCATATCGGAGGCCAGATAGGTGATTTCATCAATGGAGATATACCCCAGCTCCATGGCAATCTCCTCGATACAGGCAATTTTCAGTCCCTGCCTGTCCTGGACCACCTGGACGTAGTTTGAGGCATGCTGCAGCGATTCGTGGGTTCCGGTATCGAGCCAGCAGAAGCCGCGGCCGAGAGGTTCTACCTTGAGTTTTCCGCGGCGCAGATATTCCATGTTGACATCGGTTATTTCAAGCTCATCTCTGGCGGAGGGTTTGATCTGCTCTGCAATGGACACTACTTCGTTATCGTAAAAATAGAGGCCTGGGACCGCAAATCTTGATTTTGGGAATTGCGGTTTTTCTTCAATGCCGATGACATTATGATCTTTATCAAATTCAACTACACCATAACGCTCCGGATCCTTAACCAGATAACCGAAAATGATGCCGCCCTCTTTGAGGCCGGCGCAATTTCTGACGATCCGGGAGAAGCCCGGACCGAAAAAGATATTATCGCCGAGGATGAGCGCCACCGTATCATTGCCGATAAACTTTTTACCGATGATAAAGGCCTGGGCCAGTCCCTTGGGTTCGGGCTGAACCTCATAGCTCAGGGACAGACCAAATTGAGAGCCATCGCCAAAAAGCTCCTCAAAGCGGGGCAAATCGGCAGGGGTGGAAATGATAAGGATTTCCCGAATACCTGCGAGCATCAATACCGACAGGGGATAGTAAATCATCGGTTTGTCATAGACAGGGATAAGCTGCTTGGAGACAACCTTGGTGAGTGGGTAGAGCCGCGTGCCTGATCCCCCGGCAAGTATGATTCCTTTCATAAAAAGTAGTATATTTATTTTTGCTTGTTAGCGGGTTAGCGAGTAGACTTAGAAGACATCTTTGAGAAGAAAAAGAGTATAGCATTCTTG from Desulfopila inferna carries:
- a CDS encoding TIGR04282 family arsenosugar biosynthesis glycosyltransferase, yielding MPPDFKIRYSMTSVHEIILLFTKFPRPGCCKTRLIPALGPEKAALVQKIMTQSVLQKIDDFSRIYPCKTIVYHDGGSTGEMSKWLGKRFFYKKQHPGELGERMFQAIAAQLSDYRAVLLVGADCPSIDSGIFQEGFAALQTNDVVIGPAFDGGYYLIGVRKSLSLESLHFLFSDIAWGTSAVLVQTLKRINTLQLNHQLLKKLHDIDTPEDLQYFDYNPDA
- a CDS encoding UPF0280 family protein, producing MKSKQRRKKPESYTIRSYRGQAQAAGLIQVHVLIKETDLHIQADRDVQRRAEEIVLQCRLQLEDHIIRYPAFYSSLSPLSKDFAAPPLIRDMYDAARKANVGPMAAVAGGIAEYVGRTLLQEGVQEIIIENGGDIFISRKQSAVIAIFAGESPLSNRVGIELSVPMPWGVCTSSGTVGHSLSMGEADSVTVVARSTLLADTAATRLGNEVGRGAAGKERVKQALAAAKTIEGITGVVVICGEVLGAVGDIRLVRVKEGSK
- a CDS encoding PilZ domain-containing protein encodes the protein MTDSSGGESQERREVERKYLVYYLRVFDGMSSKVLGHIINLSSRGAMLLSDDAIAVNKDFRLRIQLPAEASERRDLMLDATSLWCKKDTNPNFFLAGFQIHDLKLSEKNDIHHLLDKLSYLED
- the rfbD gene encoding dTDP-4-dehydrorhamnose reductase, translated to MKIVIVGFDGQLGTDCRSILGREHQLITPTLAELDLCNEANTISFITAQQPDVVINCAAYTAVDNCEKEEELCRRINSDGPAFLARACRQAKSRLIHISTDYVFDGRKTVPLAYREDDRVNPLSQYGRTKLDGEKAVQAHCHDYAILRTAWLYSAHGPNFLKTMLRITLADPTAIRKVVNDQYGSLTWSYTLAEQIEGLLDSSVQGIIHTTADGHSSWYEAACYFLEKMGVKHRLTPCTTSEYPTPAHRPANSILANTVLNDLSLSVFTDWRNDVDKFVERYGDALFKELQ
- the rfbA gene encoding glucose-1-phosphate thymidylyltransferase RfbA, which produces MKGIILAGGSGTRLYPLTKVVSKQLIPVYDKPMIYYPLSVLMLAGIREILIISTPADLPRFEELFGDGSQFGLSLSYEVQPEPKGLAQAFIIGKKFIGNDTVALILGDNIFFGPGFSRIVRNCAGLKEGGIIFGYLVKDPERYGVVEFDKDHNVIGIEEKPQFPKSRFAVPGLYFYDNEVVSIAEQIKPSARDELEITDVNMEYLRRGKLKVEPLGRGFCWLDTGTHESLQHASNYVQVVQDRQGLKIACIEEIAMELGYISIDEITYLASDMLKNQYGKYIVDIIAEKKGSSPYRNNHN